In Burkholderiales bacterium, a single genomic region encodes these proteins:
- the ccmB gene encoding heme exporter protein CcmB, with translation MFTVLRCVIYRDLLLAVRRWSDVLTALLFFVIAVSLFPLGIGPEPNLLRTIAPGVIWVAALLASMLSLSRMFAADYADGTLEQMLLSVAPLGTIVAAKIVGHWLVTGLLLVLVTPILALQFDLPQKLLATLTLSLLLGTPVLSMIGAIGAALTLGLRGGGALLSLLVLPLYIPVLIIGAGTVDTAAAGLDTEAHFLLLAALLLVAAALAPWAAAAALRISAE, from the coding sequence ATGTTTACAGTACTGCGCTGCGTAATCTATCGCGACCTGCTGCTCGCCGTCCGCAGATGGTCGGACGTGCTCACCGCTCTCCTATTCTTTGTCATCGCGGTAAGCCTGTTTCCGCTCGGTATCGGGCCCGAGCCGAATTTGCTGCGGACGATCGCGCCGGGCGTCATCTGGGTCGCCGCACTGCTCGCGTCGATGCTGTCTTTAAGCCGAATGTTTGCGGCCGATTACGCCGACGGCACATTGGAGCAAATGTTGCTGAGCGTCGCGCCTCTGGGCACAATCGTGGCCGCAAAAATAGTCGGACATTGGCTGGTTACAGGCCTGCTCCTGGTGCTGGTCACCCCGATTTTGGCGCTGCAATTTGATCTGCCTCAAAAACTTTTGGCGACCCTCACCCTATCCTTGCTGCTGGGAACGCCCGTGCTCAGTATGATCGGCGCTATCGGCGCTGCACTGACATTAGGTTTGCGCGGCGGTGGCGCGCTGCTGTCGTTATTAGTGCTCCCGCTTTACATTCCCGTGCTGATTATAGGCGCCGGTACCGTAGACACCGCTGCTGCGGGTTTGGACACCGAAGCGCATTTTCTGCTGCTTGCCGCCCTGCTCCTGGTGGCTGCGGCATTAGCACCTTGGGCAGCAGCGGCGGCGTTACGGATTTCGGCGGAATAA
- a CDS encoding YajQ family cyclic di-GMP-binding protein — translation MPSFDIVSQVNQQEVRNALDQCNREISNRFDFKGSDARVEQNEYVLTAYSDDDFKLKQLLDVLNGKLTKRGIDLRCLQKGSIEKVSGNKVKQILTLKVGVDAELAKKIVKLIKDSKLKVQASIQGDAVRVSGAKKDTLQEAIQLAKKSISDFPLQFVNFRD, via the coding sequence ATGCCGTCATTTGACATCGTCTCACAGGTCAACCAGCAAGAAGTGAGAAACGCGCTCGATCAGTGCAACCGCGAGATTTCCAACCGGTTCGATTTTAAAGGGTCGGATGCGCGCGTGGAGCAGAACGAGTACGTATTGACGGCGTATTCCGACGACGACTTCAAGCTTAAACAGTTGCTGGATGTGCTCAACGGCAAGCTCACCAAGCGCGGAATAGACCTCCGCTGCCTGCAAAAAGGTTCGATCGAAAAAGTGAGCGGCAACAAAGTAAAACAAATCCTTACCCTAAAAGTCGGGGTCGACGCCGAACTCGCCAAAAAAATTGTGAAGCTGATAAAAGACAGCAAGCTCAAGGTGCAAGCCAGCATCCAGGGCGATGCGGTGCGCGTTTCCGGCGCGAAGAAAGACACCCTGCAGGAAGCCATTCAACTGGCGAAAAAGTCCATCTCCGATTTTCCTCTGCAATTCGTGAATTTCAGAGATTAG
- a CDS encoding argininosuccinate synthase, with the protein MSEIKKVVLAYSGGLDTSVILKWLQVTYKCEVVTFTADIGQSEELEPARAKAKQLGVKEIFVSDLREEFVRDFVFPMFRANAIYEGEYLLGTSVARPLIAKKQIEIARQTRADAVAHGATGKGNDQVRFELGYYALQPDIRVIAPWREWDLTSRETLVAYAKKHGIPVEAQQAGGSPYSMDANLLHISYEGRGLEDPSREPEEGMWRWTVSPEKAPDKAEYLELEYAQGDIVAINGARLNPAEVLGALNHAGAKHGIGRLDLVENRYVGMKSRGCYETPGGTIMLKAHRAIESVTLDREVAHLKDELMPRYASLIYNGYWWSPERKLMQEMIDSSQANVNGRVRVKLYKGNVIIAGRASKTDSLFDPKIATFEDDQGAYNQKDAAGFIKLNALRMRIAAKLKSKS; encoded by the coding sequence ATGAGCGAAATTAAAAAAGTGGTACTCGCCTACTCGGGCGGGCTGGATACATCGGTCATCCTAAAATGGCTGCAGGTTACCTATAAGTGCGAAGTGGTGACATTCACCGCGGATATCGGCCAGAGCGAGGAACTTGAACCGGCGCGCGCTAAAGCCAAACAACTCGGTGTGAAGGAAATTTTCGTCAGCGACCTGCGCGAGGAATTCGTGCGCGATTTCGTATTTCCGATGTTCCGCGCAAACGCGATCTATGAAGGCGAATATCTGCTCGGCACCAGCGTTGCGCGCCCGCTCATTGCCAAAAAGCAAATTGAAATCGCGCGGCAAACCAGAGCGGACGCGGTCGCGCACGGTGCGACCGGGAAAGGCAATGATCAGGTGCGATTCGAACTCGGCTATTACGCGCTGCAGCCGGACATCCGGGTTATTGCGCCCTGGCGCGAGTGGGATTTGACATCGCGCGAAACGCTTGTGGCCTACGCAAAAAAACACGGTATTCCGGTGGAGGCGCAGCAGGCCGGCGGATCGCCATACAGCATGGACGCCAATCTGCTGCACATTTCCTACGAAGGACGCGGCCTGGAAGATCCCTCGAGGGAGCCTGAGGAAGGCATGTGGCGCTGGACAGTTTCGCCCGAGAAAGCGCCGGATAAAGCGGAATATCTCGAGCTTGAATATGCGCAAGGCGATATCGTCGCCATCAACGGCGCCCGGCTTAATCCCGCGGAAGTGCTGGGGGCGCTCAACCACGCAGGTGCCAAGCACGGCATCGGACGTCTGGACCTGGTGGAAAACCGCTACGTCGGCATGAAGTCGCGCGGCTGCTATGAAACACCGGGCGGTACCATCATGCTGAAAGCGCATCGCGCGATCGAATCCGTAACCCTCGACCGCGAAGTAGCGCATCTCAAGGACGAATTGATGCCGCGCTACGCGTCGCTGATTTACAACGGCTACTGGTGGAGTCCCGAGCGCAAGCTGATGCAGGAAATGATCGACAGCTCGCAAGCCAACGTAAACGGCCGGGTGCGGGTCAAGCTCTACAAGGGCAATGTCATCATCGCCGGGCGCGCTTCAAAGACCGATTCGCTGTTCGACCCGAAAATCGCAACCTTTGAAGACGATCAGGGCGCTTATAATCAAAAAGACGCGGCCGGCTTCATCAAGCTCAACGCGCTGCGGATGCGCATCGCCGCGAAACTAAAAAGCAAATCGTAA
- a CDS encoding heme lyase CcmF/NrfE family subunit, with protein sequence MIPEIGQFALALALVIALAQSVISLVGAARGEAAWMRFARPAALGQFIFVAIAFGCLMYSFINKDFSVAFVAANSNSALPLQYRIAAVWGGHEGSLLLWALILGAWMAAVGIFSRRLPEDMVARVLGVMGLVNVGFLSFMLFTSNPFDRLFPVPPDGRDLNPLLQDPTMVLHPPVLYTGYVGFSVAFAFAIAALLSGRLDATWARWSRPWTIVAWTFLTLGIMLGSAWSYYVLGWGGWWFWDPVENASFMPWLVGTALIHSLAVTEKRGTFRSWTVLLAIFAFSLSLLGTFLVRSGVLSSVHAFATDPRRGIFILAFLTVVVGGSLALFAWRAPRIGLGGSFDPVSRESLLLTNNVLLVAAAGSVLLGTLYPLVLDALGLGKISVGPPYFETIFVPLMTPALFLMGIGPLARWKKASLPKLAQRLRWAFAVSVATALLLSFTIGRASVWVSLGLLLALWIAASGVVNIWGRVSNSSGTSLTARFAGISSAYYGMLLAHLGVAVFVVGVTLEKGYDTQKDVRMGPGATAQVGGYTFRFDDVEQITGPNYTAAHATITAMKDGKLIAVLHPEKRVYASQESPMTEAAIDRGFTRDLYVSLGDPVDSSTWIVRLQFKPFVQWIWGGCLLMALGGLLAARDRRYRVETRRPSIAPYTAPSTAAAGVRLGSTVIRETLH encoded by the coding sequence ATGATTCCGGAAATCGGTCAGTTCGCGCTTGCGCTGGCGCTGGTTATTGCGCTGGCACAGAGCGTGATCAGTCTGGTTGGAGCTGCCAGAGGGGAGGCCGCATGGATGCGGTTCGCGCGCCCTGCGGCGCTGGGACAATTCATCTTCGTGGCAATCGCTTTCGGTTGTCTCATGTATTCCTTTATCAACAAGGATTTCTCTGTCGCCTTTGTCGCGGCCAATTCCAATTCCGCGCTGCCCCTGCAATATCGCATCGCCGCAGTTTGGGGCGGGCATGAAGGCTCGCTGTTATTGTGGGCGCTGATCCTGGGAGCGTGGATGGCCGCGGTAGGCATTTTCAGCCGCCGTCTTCCTGAAGATATGGTCGCGCGCGTTCTTGGCGTAATGGGATTGGTAAACGTGGGCTTTCTTTCGTTCATGCTGTTTACATCAAACCCGTTCGACCGTCTGTTCCCGGTGCCTCCCGACGGTCGCGATCTCAACCCGCTGCTGCAAGATCCAACCATGGTGCTGCATCCACCGGTGCTGTATACCGGTTACGTCGGGTTCTCGGTGGCATTCGCTTTCGCGATCGCAGCCCTGCTCTCGGGACGACTGGACGCGACATGGGCGCGCTGGTCGCGCCCCTGGACTATCGTTGCCTGGACGTTCCTCACGCTCGGAATTATGCTTGGCAGCGCGTGGTCGTATTACGTGCTTGGATGGGGCGGATGGTGGTTCTGGGATCCGGTGGAGAACGCATCATTTATGCCCTGGCTGGTGGGCACCGCGCTTATTCATTCTCTCGCGGTCACTGAAAAGCGCGGCACCTTTCGCAGTTGGACGGTACTGCTTGCGATTTTTGCGTTCTCGCTAAGTCTGCTGGGCACTTTCCTGGTCCGTTCCGGGGTGCTGAGTTCGGTACACGCCTTTGCGACCGATCCCAGGCGCGGCATTTTTATCCTGGCGTTTCTTACTGTGGTAGTCGGCGGCTCACTGGCGCTTTTCGCGTGGCGTGCGCCGCGCATCGGCCTGGGCGGAAGTTTCGATCCCGTTTCCCGCGAATCGCTGCTGCTCACTAACAACGTGCTGCTGGTGGCGGCTGCCGGCTCCGTATTGCTGGGCACGCTTTATCCGCTGGTGCTGGATGCGCTCGGCTTGGGCAAAATTTCCGTCGGGCCCCCGTATTTTGAAACCATATTTGTGCCGCTGATGACGCCTGCGCTGTTTTTGATGGGAATCGGCCCGCTCGCGCGATGGAAGAAAGCAAGCTTGCCCAAACTCGCGCAGCGCTTGCGCTGGGCCTTCGCGGTGAGTGTTGCGACCGCTCTGTTGCTTTCGTTCACGATTGGTCGCGCCAGCGTATGGGTAAGCCTCGGGCTGCTGCTCGCCTTGTGGATCGCTGCATCGGGCGTAGTAAATATTTGGGGTAGAGTCAGCAACAGCAGCGGAACAAGCTTGACGGCGCGATTCGCCGGTATTTCAAGCGCATATTACGGAATGCTGCTCGCGCATCTGGGGGTCGCGGTGTTCGTCGTCGGCGTGACACTGGAGAAAGGATACGATACACAGAAGGACGTGCGCATGGGCCCGGGCGCAACGGCGCAGGTTGGCGGTTATACGTTCCGCTTCGACGATGTCGAGCAAATAACCGGCCCCAACTACACCGCGGCACACGCTACGATCACAGCCATGAAGGACGGCAAGCTCATCGCAGTGCTGCACCCCGAAAAACGCGTTTACGCATCGCAGGAAAGCCCAATGACGGAGGCCGCAATCGATCGCGGCTTCACCCGTGATTTGTACGTGTCTTTGGGCGACCCGGTTGATTCCAGCACCTGGATCGTGCGCCTGCAATTCAAGCCATTCGTCCAATGGATTTGGGGCGGCTGCTTGCTCATGGCGCTGGGCGGATTGCTCGCGGCGCGCGACCGCCGGTACCGTGTCGAAACCCGGCGCCCGAGCATCGCGCCGTATACGGCGCCCAGTACGGCGGCGGCCGGAGTGCGCTTGGGCAGCACCGTGATTCGGGAGACCCTGCATTGA
- the argF gene encoding ornithine carbamoyltransferase, producing MHTRHFLQLKDFEFPEFEYLFERTRVLKAKRSRGELYQPLHGKTLAMIFEKHSTRTRVSFEAGMNQLGGSAMFLSPRDTQVSRGEPIEDVAQVISRMVDIVMIRTFEQSMIERFAEHSRVPVINGLTNEYHPCQILGDIFTYLEHRGSIHGKTVAWVGDSNNVCNSWLQAAKIFNFNFHVSCPPGYELEPRRGESYASMHLECFEDPHAAVSGADLVTTDVWTSMGYEKEKEERKRVFADFRVDAEMMALAKPSALFMHCLPAHRGEEVAAEIIDGPQSVVWDEAENRLHTQKALMEYLLLGKIKG from the coding sequence ATGCATACCCGGCATTTCTTGCAACTCAAGGATTTTGAGTTTCCAGAATTCGAATATTTGTTCGAGCGCACGCGCGTTCTTAAGGCCAAGCGGTCGCGTGGCGAACTCTATCAGCCTCTTCATGGCAAGACGCTCGCGATGATCTTCGAAAAACACTCAACCCGCACCCGGGTTTCCTTTGAAGCCGGAATGAACCAGCTCGGCGGTTCGGCGATGTTTTTGTCTCCGCGCGACACCCAGGTTTCCAGGGGCGAACCCATCGAAGACGTGGCGCAGGTAATTTCGCGCATGGTCGACATAGTGATGATACGCACATTCGAGCAAAGCATGATCGAGCGCTTTGCCGAGCACTCGCGGGTGCCGGTTATCAACGGCTTAACCAACGAATATCATCCATGCCAGATCCTGGGCGATATTTTTACCTACCTGGAACACCGCGGCTCGATCCACGGCAAAACCGTGGCATGGGTCGGCGACTCCAACAACGTTTGTAATTCGTGGCTGCAAGCAGCGAAGATTTTCAATTTCAATTTTCACGTTTCCTGCCCGCCCGGGTACGAGCTCGAGCCCAGGCGTGGCGAAAGCTATGCCAGCATGCACCTTGAATGCTTCGAAGATCCCCACGCAGCTGTATCCGGGGCCGACCTGGTCACCACCGACGTGTGGACCAGCATGGGCTACGAAAAAGAGAAGGAAGAGCGGAAAAGAGTGTTCGCTGACTTCAGGGTAGATGCGGAAATGATGGCATTAGCCAAACCCAGCGCATTGTTCATGCACTGTCTGCCTGCCCACCGCGGCGAAGAGGTCGCGGCTGAGATCATCGACGGCCCGCAGTCCGTGGTATGGGATGAAGCCGAAAATCGGCTACACACTCAGAAGGCACTGATGGAGTATCTGCTGCTGGGAAAGATTAAAGGCTAG
- a CDS encoding cytochrome c-type biogenesis protein, which translates to MGKVLVLILAALAIDIAYAADRAPAQEDPQLDQRVMALAGTLRCLVCQNETIADSPADLAKDLRKQIREKMQQGLSDRQIINYMVARYGDFVLYRPPLKATTILLWFGPLLFVAAGLGALFYRLMRRRKDAVLEVSEADRARAAALLKSDSPEIR; encoded by the coding sequence ATGGGTAAGGTGCTCGTCCTGATACTCGCCGCGCTGGCCATCGATATCGCGTACGCGGCAGATAGAGCGCCGGCGCAGGAAGACCCGCAGCTGGATCAGCGCGTCATGGCGCTCGCAGGAACTCTGCGCTGCCTGGTGTGCCAGAATGAGACGATTGCCGATTCGCCTGCGGATCTTGCGAAAGACCTCCGAAAACAAATCCGCGAAAAAATGCAGCAAGGCTTGAGCGACCGGCAGATCATCAATTACATGGTTGCGCGCTACGGTGACTTCGTTCTGTACCGGCCGCCACTGAAAGCCACTACGATATTGCTCTGGTTTGGTCCGCTGCTGTTCGTCGCGGCGGGATTAGGCGCGCTGTTTTACCGTCTAATGCGTCGCCGCAAGGACGCAGTGCTCGAGGTCTCGGAAGCGGATCGCGCACGCGCTGCGGCGCTGCTCAAATCCGACAGCCCAGAAATCCGATGA
- the ccmD gene encoding heme exporter protein CcmD has translation MNWASWNDFLAMGGYALYVWGSYAVVFALLATEIVLLALRKRRILQQLDRMRNAARGGIL, from the coding sequence ATGAACTGGGCAAGCTGGAACGATTTTTTGGCAATGGGTGGCTACGCACTTTACGTGTGGGGCTCCTATGCCGTGGTGTTCGCGCTTCTGGCAACGGAAATTGTGCTGCTGGCATTGAGAAAACGCAGAATCCTGCAGCAGCTTGATCGTATGCGCAACGCAGCGCGCGGGGGCATATTATGA
- a CDS encoding aspartate aminotransferase family protein — translation MSHLMNTYARLPIGFVRGEGVWLWDGRGKRYLDAVSGIAVNTLGHAHPRLAKALTEQVRTLIHTSNLYQVPKQEELAARLVGLANMDNAFFCNSGAEANEAAIKLARLYGHQKGIDNPTIIVMEKSFHGRTMATLSATGSRRVQAGFEPLLGGFARVPYNDVNAVAQVAGHNKNIVAILVEPIQGEAGIRVPLPLPDYLRGLRRICDEHEWLLMLDEVQCGIGRTGKWFAHQYSGVKPDVMTLAKGLGSGVPIGACVGAGAAGDVFKPGSHGSTFGGNPLACVAALTTLAVIEEENLMPHALKLGAFIRDGLAQALAGVNNVVQIRGEGLMIGIELAQPCGEIAELALERGLLINVAGENVIRLLPPLVMQQAEAQQLIDGLGGLILDFSRQTASANARA, via the coding sequence ATGTCTCATTTGATGAACACCTACGCAAGATTACCGATCGGCTTCGTCCGCGGCGAAGGGGTTTGGCTGTGGGACGGCCGCGGCAAGCGCTACCTGGACGCCGTATCCGGCATCGCGGTAAATACCCTTGGGCACGCGCACCCGAGGCTGGCCAAAGCGCTCACCGAGCAGGTACGCACCCTTATTCATACGTCCAATTTGTACCAAGTGCCGAAACAGGAAGAACTGGCGGCACGGCTCGTGGGCCTCGCCAATATGGACAACGCCTTCTTCTGTAATTCAGGAGCGGAAGCCAACGAAGCGGCCATCAAGCTTGCGCGCCTCTATGGCCATCAAAAAGGCATAGATAACCCGACCATTATCGTCATGGAAAAAAGCTTCCACGGGCGCACGATGGCGACATTAAGCGCCACCGGCTCGCGCCGGGTACAAGCGGGGTTCGAGCCGCTGCTGGGCGGATTCGCGCGGGTTCCCTACAACGACGTGAATGCAGTGGCGCAGGTAGCTGGCCATAACAAAAACATCGTTGCAATTTTGGTGGAGCCGATTCAGGGTGAAGCCGGAATCCGCGTGCCGCTGCCACTGCCCGATTACTTGCGCGGATTGCGCCGCATCTGCGATGAACACGAGTGGCTCTTGATGCTGGATGAAGTGCAATGCGGGATTGGCCGTACCGGCAAATGGTTTGCGCATCAATATTCCGGAGTCAAGCCCGACGTGATGACACTCGCCAAAGGTTTAGGATCCGGTGTGCCGATCGGCGCCTGCGTCGGGGCGGGGGCCGCGGGGGACGTTTTCAAACCCGGCAGTCACGGTTCGACTTTTGGCGGCAACCCGCTCGCCTGCGTCGCCGCGCTCACCACGCTTGCCGTCATTGAGGAAGAAAATCTTATGCCGCATGCGCTAAAGCTCGGCGCATTCATCCGCGATGGCCTGGCGCAAGCATTGGCGGGCGTCAACAATGTGGTCCAGATTCGCGGTGAGGGATTGATGATCGGTATCGAGCTGGCGCAGCCGTGCGGCGAGATCGCGGAACTGGCGCTGGAGCGGGGGCTGTTGATCAACGTCGCAGGGGAAAACGTAATTCGTTTGCTGCCGCCGCTGGTGATGCAGCAAGCGGAGGCGCAGCAATTAATTGATGGTCTTGGCGGACTGATTCTGGATTTTTCCCGGCAAACGGCTTCCGCCAATGCCCGCGCCTGA
- the ccmA gene encoding cytochrome c biogenesis heme-transporting ATPase CcmA produces MSIDEINTELEATDLECVRGRRRLFSGMNFVLRPGDLLRVTGANGSGKTSLLRILCGLLSPVYGSVRWRGADIRSLREEYWQQMLYLGHAHAVKGELTALENLVISSTLVGLKVNRKQALVALSSLGLAGYEALPVKILSRGQQRRVALARLFLSEQIPLWILDEPFDALDSQAVDCVRLLITRHLARGGRVVLTTHQEVSIENPRLQCISLDPRTN; encoded by the coding sequence ATGTCCATTGACGAAATAAACACCGAGCTTGAAGCCACCGACCTGGAGTGCGTGCGCGGTCGTCGCAGGCTATTTAGCGGCATGAATTTCGTGCTGCGCCCTGGCGATTTATTGCGCGTGACGGGTGCGAACGGCAGCGGTAAAACCAGCTTGCTCCGCATATTGTGCGGCCTGCTTTCGCCCGTCTACGGCAGTGTGCGATGGCGGGGCGCCGACATTCGCTCATTGCGGGAGGAGTACTGGCAGCAGATGTTGTACCTGGGACACGCACATGCAGTAAAAGGCGAGTTGACCGCGTTGGAAAATCTCGTTATTTCCAGTACCCTTGTCGGGCTTAAAGTAAACAGGAAACAGGCGCTTGTGGCTCTGTCCAGCCTTGGCTTGGCTGGATACGAGGCGTTGCCAGTCAAAATATTATCGCGCGGCCAGCAACGGCGCGTTGCACTGGCCCGGCTTTTTCTGTCTGAACAAATCCCGTTGTGGATTCTTGACGAGCCGTTCGACGCGCTCGACAGCCAAGCCGTGGATTGCGTCCGGCTGTTGATCACGCGACATCTCGCGCGCGGCGGGCGCGTAGTGCTCACGACCCACCAGGAGGTCAGTATCGAAAATCCGCGGTTGCAGTGTATAAGCCTCGACCCGCGGACAAACTGA
- the ccmE gene encoding cytochrome c maturation protein CcmE — MKPRHKRFAAIAVGIAALGAAAGLVLSALNKNLVFFFTPSQVAANEAPRSRDFRIGGLVVPGSLKRQQDGYSVQFIVTDTARSIKVNYRGTLPDLFREGKGVVAQGHLGPDGIFQASEVLAKHDANYMPPEAADAVKRARAMVKKTSQTLVTDPPDPVKKR; from the coding sequence ATGAAACCGCGGCATAAACGGTTCGCGGCAATCGCGGTGGGCATCGCCGCGCTCGGAGCGGCCGCGGGATTAGTGTTGAGCGCGCTCAACAAGAACCTGGTTTTTTTCTTTACTCCGTCACAAGTGGCGGCGAACGAAGCCCCGCGGTCGCGTGATTTTCGCATCGGGGGACTGGTCGTCCCGGGAAGCCTCAAGCGCCAGCAGGACGGCTACTCGGTGCAGTTTATCGTGACAGATACGGCGCGAAGCATCAAAGTAAATTATCGCGGTACGCTTCCGGATTTGTTTCGTGAAGGAAAAGGCGTGGTCGCGCAAGGACACCTCGGCCCCGATGGAATATTTCAGGCCAGCGAAGTGCTCGCCAAGCACGATGCGAATTATATGCCACCCGAGGCCGCGGATGCCGTCAAAAGGGCGCGTGCTATGGTCAAAAAAACCTCGCAGACGCTGGTAACGGATCCTCCGGACCCAGTGAAGAAACGCTGA
- a CDS encoding DsbE family thiol:disulfide interchange protein, with amino-acid sequence MRYYLVLAVFIALVALLADGLTLDPHVVPSPLINKPAPHFELPQLRDANKIFSERDMVGKVWLLNVWASWCVSCREEHPVLLEFAKSNVVPVYGLDYKDTREDGVALLERFGDPYRISAFDSEGKVGIDYGVYGVPETYVIDKRGVIRYKQIGPITPDILKHKIIPLVTRLNNG; translated from the coding sequence TTGAGGTACTACCTGGTGCTCGCTGTTTTCATCGCGCTGGTCGCGCTGCTTGCAGACGGCCTGACCCTCGACCCCCACGTGGTTCCTTCCCCGCTCATCAATAAACCGGCGCCGCATTTCGAGCTGCCGCAATTGCGCGATGCGAACAAAATTTTTTCGGAGCGGGATATGGTCGGAAAAGTGTGGCTGCTCAACGTCTGGGCGTCGTGGTGCGTGAGCTGCAGGGAGGAACACCCGGTGCTGCTCGAGTTCGCGAAGAGCAATGTGGTGCCGGTTTACGGGCTCGATTACAAAGACACGCGCGAGGACGGTGTGGCATTGCTGGAACGCTTCGGGGATCCATACCGTATCTCGGCCTTTGATTCGGAAGGTAAGGTCGGCATCGACTATGGCGTTTACGGCGTTCCGGAAACCTACGTCATCGACAAGCGCGGCGTGATCCGCTACAAGCAAATCGGTCCGATTACACCGGACATCCTGAAACACAAGATCATTCCGCTGGTGACCCGTCTCAATAATGGGTAA
- a CDS encoding heme ABC transporter permease encodes MYVTPENTVAGQQQLVGHFSWFKYSSPQTFFRLAGKLAPWFAVAALVFAVAGLYLAFFVAPTDSQQGEVYRIIFIHVPAAWMSMFIYVVMAFWSGMGLTFNTRLSGMMASALAPTGALFTFLALWSGSLWGKPTWGTWWVWDARLTSELILLFLYFGFMALKAAIDDPRRADKAGAVLALTGVINIPIIYFSVQWWNTLHQGASVSFTSAPTMAATMFAGMIVMALAFWMYSIAVTLMRVRCIILERECDSQWVAEYMGSVK; translated from the coding sequence ATGTATGTGACACCTGAAAACACGGTGGCGGGACAACAACAGCTCGTCGGCCATTTCAGCTGGTTCAAGTACTCATCGCCGCAAACGTTCTTCCGGCTGGCCGGGAAGCTCGCGCCCTGGTTCGCAGTCGCGGCGCTGGTTTTCGCCGTGGCGGGATTGTATCTCGCGTTTTTTGTCGCTCCCACGGACAGCCAGCAAGGCGAGGTCTACCGTATCATTTTCATCCACGTGCCCGCTGCCTGGATGTCCATGTTCATTTATGTCGTTATGGCGTTCTGGTCCGGCATGGGGTTGACATTCAATACGCGGCTGTCCGGCATGATGGCGAGCGCTCTCGCGCCCACCGGCGCGCTGTTCACGTTCCTGGCGCTGTGGAGCGGTTCCCTGTGGGGCAAACCGACCTGGGGTACCTGGTGGGTTTGGGACGCGCGCTTAACGTCGGAGCTTATCCTGCTGTTTCTTTATTTCGGTTTCATGGCGCTCAAGGCCGCGATCGATGATCCGCGCCGCGCCGACAAGGCGGGAGCGGTGCTTGCACTCACCGGGGTCATCAATATTCCTATCATTTATTTTTCCGTGCAATGGTGGAATACCCTGCATCAGGGCGCTTCGGTGAGCTTTACAAGCGCGCCGACCATGGCGGCCACCATGTTCGCCGGCATGATAGTAATGGCGCTCGCGTTCTGGATGTACAGCATCGCGGTTACGCTGATGCGAGTTCGGTGCATCATCCTTGAACGTGAATGTGACTCCCAGTGGGTGGCAGAATATATGGGCAGTGTCAAATGA